The window TCGCTTGGCCGGCTTTTCGTGTGGTGATGCGATCTGGTCCAGGCATGTCGCCGAATGGATTCGCGGTTCGGACGTGCTCGATTCCATGAAGAAGGGAACACGGGTCTGGCTGTTTGAAACCGCCGAGGGCGAGATCGTCGGATTCGGTTCGATCGGCACCACGAGGTGGCGCTGGCCGCCGCCCGACGGATCGTACACGACGATTGTCTTGATCCCGATGCTGGGGCTGGATGTACGATTCCAGGGGCAGCCCCCCGATCCCGACTGGAAATACGCGCGGCAGATCATGTCGCATCTGATTGCCGAAGCGCAACAATTGGTGCAGGCATGGCCGGGTGCCCCTGAGGCGAAACCACAATGGTTTGTGCTCTTGGTGCATCGTGACAATGCCCGGGCGATTCGGTTTTATGAAAAATGCGGCTTTGAACTAATTCCCGGCGTAGTGCGCCGCAACGACCACGTGGTCATGAAGCTCTGGCTGGGTGAACCGACTACATGAATCACCTCACGCGAACGTGAGATCGTAGCGGTTAAGACCGTGCAGATGATGGAACACATCGGTAACACTTTGGCAGATGAGACGATTGTTGCGGTGAGCAAGATGAAGGATCCGCCGGTGTGGCTGGGAGAGTTGGAGAGGAGCCGCACCAGGCATCCGAAAGACAATGCTGGGCTGGAACGCTTCAATCGAACGCTTCAGGAGGAGTTTCTCCGCGAAGGCAACGCAGTGGCTAATCCGATCGAATTTAACCGCCGCCTGACCCAATGGCTGATTGAATACAACTTCTTCCGTCCGCATGCTGCGCTGGGCTACAAGTGTCCGATTCAGGTGATGGCACCGGCTCAAGAAGCGTTACCGATGTATCCGTCACCTACAACCGGCGCGGCTAATTAGCCGTCGCCAATGGCTTGGACAAGCCAATCGAGGCTAGTGTTTCCCGGAGAAACTCAGCCCGTCCAGA is drawn from Pirellulales bacterium and contains these coding sequences:
- a CDS encoding N-acetyltransferase, coding for MTDHPHQLYAVDFTEADQVRLAGFSCGDAIWSRHVAEWIRGSDVLDSMKKGTRVWLFETAEGEIVGFGSIGTTRWRWPPPDGSYTTIVLIPMLGLDVRFQGQPPDPDWKYARQIMSHLIAEAQQLVQAWPGAPEAKPQWFVLLVHRDNARAIRFYEKCGFELIPGVVRRNDHVVMKLWLGEPTT
- a CDS encoding integrase core domain-containing protein, giving the protein MMEHIGNTLADETIVAVSKMKDPPVWLGELERSRTRHPKDNAGLERFNRTLQEEFLREGNAVANPIEFNRRLTQWLIEYNFFRPHAALGYKCPIQVMAPAQEALPMYPSPTTGAAN